The following proteins come from a genomic window of Proteiniphilum propionicum:
- the argB gene encoding acetylglutamate kinase, translating into MTEDKRAPLSIVKIGGNIVDNPESLEAFLYDFNRLEGRKALVHGGGVMASKMAEQLGIETKMVQGRRITDEETLKLVIMVYAGWINKNIVASLQKIGCNAIGLSGADGNSIPSVKRSPVPIDFGFVGDPDPEKANAEFISQLIESAVTPVFCAITHDGNGSLLNTNADTVAYTVATALSKKYRTTLYYCFEKEGVLRDVDDPASLVKSMNRAECEAYKRQGIIADGMIPKLDNSFKAIEDGVLEVVILHAKNLLSKKGTILLG; encoded by the coding sequence ATGACGGAAGATAAAAGAGCACCCCTTTCAATAGTTAAGATAGGGGGAAATATTGTTGATAATCCTGAATCGCTGGAAGCGTTTTTGTATGACTTCAACCGGTTGGAGGGACGGAAAGCTCTTGTACACGGTGGTGGCGTGATGGCTTCAAAGATGGCAGAACAACTTGGCATTGAGACGAAAATGGTTCAAGGGCGCCGTATTACTGATGAAGAGACTCTAAAGCTGGTTATCATGGTCTATGCAGGATGGATAAATAAGAATATTGTAGCATCACTGCAAAAGATTGGATGCAACGCCATCGGTCTGTCAGGCGCTGATGGAAATAGTATCCCTTCCGTCAAACGTTCTCCTGTACCGATCGACTTCGGCTTTGTGGGTGATCCGGATCCCGAAAAGGCCAATGCTGAATTTATTTCGCAACTGATCGAAAGCGCCGTCACCCCCGTTTTTTGTGCAATCACACACGACGGGAACGGCTCACTCTTAAACACCAATGCCGACACTGTTGCCTATACTGTAGCAACAGCCCTCTCCAAAAAATACCGCACCACGCTCTATTACTGCTTCGAGAAAGAGGGAGTTCTGCGTGACGTGGACGATCCGGCAAGCCTTGTTAAATCTATGAACAGAGCTGAATGCGAAGCATATAAGCGACAGGGAATAATTGCAGACGGCATGATACCAAAACTTGACAACTCATTCAAAGCAATAGAGGATGGCGTTTTGGAAGTGGTTATTCTGCATGCGAAAAATCTGCTTTCAAAAAAGGGAACAATACTCCTGGGATAA
- a CDS encoding N-acetylornithine carbamoyltransferase — translation MRNFTSVHDVGDLTVALRKAKQVKGSPFADQELGKNKTLLMIFFNSSLRTRLSTQKAGLNLGMNVIVLDINQGAWKLETGKGVVMDGDKPEHILEAIPVMGSYCDVIGVRSFARFENKADDYNEIILNQFIKYSGKPVFSMEAATRHPLQSFADLITIEEYKKRERPKVVLTWAPHPRALPQAVPNSFAEWMNAAGYDFVITHPEGYELDEKFTGNAVIEYDKEKAYKNADFIYAKNWAAYRDPNYGRVLSTNREWTVDSRKMALTNNAYFMHCLPVRRNMIVSDEVIDSPQSIVIPEAANRVVSAQVVLKEILLGML, via the coding sequence ATGAGAAACTTTACATCTGTTCACGACGTCGGCGACCTTACTGTGGCGCTCCGAAAAGCAAAGCAGGTAAAGGGAAGTCCTTTTGCCGACCAGGAGCTTGGCAAAAATAAAACCCTTCTGATGATCTTTTTCAACTCAAGCCTGCGCACGCGCCTGAGCACACAAAAGGCAGGGTTGAACCTTGGCATGAATGTGATAGTGCTCGACATCAACCAGGGTGCATGGAAACTCGAGACCGGAAAAGGAGTAGTCATGGATGGCGACAAGCCTGAACATATTCTTGAAGCGATACCTGTAATGGGTTCCTACTGCGATGTGATAGGAGTGCGCTCGTTTGCCCGTTTCGAAAACAAGGCAGATGATTACAACGAAATAATATTGAATCAGTTTATTAAATATTCAGGAAAGCCGGTTTTCAGTATGGAAGCAGCCACACGTCATCCACTGCAGAGCTTTGCCGACCTGATTACGATAGAGGAGTACAAAAAGAGAGAGCGCCCAAAAGTGGTACTTACCTGGGCCCCTCATCCACGTGCCCTTCCACAGGCCGTTCCCAACTCGTTCGCCGAATGGATGAACGCTGCCGGTTATGATTTTGTAATTACTCATCCCGAAGGATATGAACTTGATGAGAAGTTCACCGGCAATGCAGTAATAGAATACGACAAGGAGAAAGCTTACAAGAATGCCGACTTTATATATGCGAAAAACTGGGCAGCTTACCGTGATCCCAACTATGGCAGGGTTTTAAGCACCAACCGTGAGTGGACTGTGGACAGCCGGAAGATGGCGCTGACCAACAATGCTTATTTCATGCACTGTCTGCCGGTACGCCGCAACATGATTGTAAGTGACGAGGTAATAGACAGCCCACAGTCTATTGTCATTCCCGAAGCAGCCAACAGGGTGGTTTCGGCACAGGTGGTATTGAAAGAGATATTGCTGGGAATGCTATAA
- the pta gene encoding phosphate acetyltransferase: MNLLESMIEKAKTNKQRIVLPEGAEERTLTAANQLIRDGIAEIILLGAPGEIQILAKKLGLENIDKAVVIDPKKHDKKESYANLLLELRKKKGMTPGQAAMLVEDPLYLACLMIKNGDADGEIAGAQNTTGDVLRPALQIIKTSPGVKVVSGAFIMFTQTPQYGENGVLLFADCAVVPNPTAEELASIAVASAQTMKSLTGVEPRVAMLSFSTRGSAEHEMIDKVREATRIARETDPRLLIDGELQADAALVPDVGSTKAPGSLIAGKANVLVFPTLESGNIGYKLVQRLGNAEAVGPILQGMAAPVNDLSRGCSVEDIYKMVVIASNQAIGMKNNI, from the coding sequence ATGAACTTACTAGAGAGCATGATCGAAAAGGCAAAAACGAATAAACAAAGAATCGTATTGCCTGAAGGGGCCGAAGAACGAACTTTAACGGCGGCCAATCAATTAATTCGTGACGGTATTGCGGAAATCATTCTTCTGGGAGCCCCAGGAGAGATTCAGATACTTGCAAAAAAACTCGGACTTGAAAATATTGACAAAGCTGTTGTCATAGATCCGAAAAAGCACGACAAAAAAGAGTCGTATGCAAACCTGCTGCTGGAACTGCGCAAAAAGAAAGGGATGACACCCGGACAGGCTGCCATGCTAGTAGAAGACCCACTTTACCTTGCATGCCTTATGATAAAGAACGGTGATGCCGACGGAGAAATTGCGGGAGCACAAAACACTACCGGCGATGTACTTCGCCCCGCACTGCAGATTATCAAAACCTCCCCTGGAGTGAAAGTGGTCTCTGGTGCTTTCATCATGTTTACTCAGACTCCGCAATACGGAGAGAACGGAGTCCTGCTGTTTGCCGATTGTGCAGTTGTGCCAAATCCAACTGCCGAAGAGCTGGCTTCAATTGCTGTTGCATCGGCACAGACAATGAAGAGCCTCACTGGAGTTGAGCCACGTGTAGCGATGCTTAGCTTTTCCACCAGGGGAAGTGCTGAACATGAGATGATCGATAAAGTACGCGAAGCAACACGGATAGCCCGGGAGACTGACCCGCGGCTTCTTATTGACGGTGAACTACAAGCCGATGCTGCGCTTGTCCCAGACGTTGGCTCGACAAAAGCACCTGGAAGCCTCATCGCAGGTAAAGCCAATGTGTTGGTATTTCCAACACTTGAGTCAGGTAATATAGGATATAAACTGGTGCAGCGGCTTGGCAACGCAGAAGCTGTAGGGCCCATACTTCAGGGAATGGCTGCTCCGGTGAACGACCTTTCACGAGGCTGCTCGGTGGAAGATATTTACAAAATGGTGGTTATAGCTTCCAATCAGGCAATTGGAATGAAAAACAACATATAA
- a CDS encoding 3-hydroxyacyl-CoA dehydrogenase family protein, whose product MNEMIIEPIEEYGLTITAESKNKPLFSKIGVVGAGKEGRTIIDKAATAGMEVVFLDESPERIDYVINEIGKIMDHKISSWGLTPSEKKIIMNRITPTLVYEDFAGCDLVIECTRHSESGRRSTPLRKNIFKKLEDVLDTDAIIATNGSTVIISELAADLDHKERCVSLYFPVLHPDARILEISKGMYTSEEVYQKMEIFAKLINYKPHRINESNGNVSLRLLVTMLNEACQTLLERISSMEDIEETFTIIYGQRYGIFRIADIVGIERLVTLMEAMFSDFGEKHYKPNPLLWKLYRSNQLGVRTGKGFYIYDENGNPVSTNKTVFN is encoded by the coding sequence ATGAATGAAATGATTATAGAACCTATCGAAGAGTACGGGCTTACTATCACTGCAGAAAGCAAAAATAAGCCATTATTCTCAAAGATAGGGGTTGTTGGAGCCGGCAAGGAGGGAAGAACAATTATCGACAAGGCTGCAACAGCAGGAATGGAAGTGGTTTTCCTTGATGAATCTCCTGAAAGGATAGATTATGTGATAAACGAGATAGGGAAAATAATGGATCATAAGATCAGCAGCTGGGGGTTGACACCTTCTGAAAAAAAGATTATTATGAACCGAATCACACCGACTCTGGTATATGAAGACTTTGCCGGATGCGACCTGGTGATTGAATGTACCCGGCATTCGGAAAGCGGCCGCAGGAGTACACCACTACGAAAAAACATTTTTAAAAAACTGGAAGATGTACTCGACACCGATGCCATCATCGCAACCAACGGCTCCACAGTAATCATCAGCGAGCTGGCCGCCGACCTTGATCACAAAGAGCGCTGTGTAAGCCTGTACTTCCCTGTCTTACACCCTGACGCACGAATACTGGAAATTTCGAAGGGGATGTACACATCTGAAGAGGTTTATCAGAAGATGGAGATCTTTGCCAAACTCATTAACTACAAGCCACACCGCATTAACGAAAGCAATGGGAACGTGAGCCTGCGCCTTTTAGTGACAATGCTGAACGAAGCTTGTCAGACTCTCCTTGAGAGAATCAGCTCCATGGAAGATATTGAAGAAACATTCACCATCATTTACGGGCAACGTTACGGAATTTTCCGCATTGCGGACATTGTTGGCATAGAGCGGCTGGTCACGCTAATGGAAGCCATGTTCAGCGATTTTGGCGAAAAGCATTACAAGCCCAACCCTCTTCTTTGGAAACTATACCGCTCCAATCAGCTAGGCGTACGTACAGGAAAGGGCTTTTATATATACGATGAAAACGGGAATCCGGTTTCAACAAATAAAACGGTATTTAATTAA
- a CDS encoding M20/M25/M40 family metallo-hydrolase, whose amino-acid sequence MQGDYIQHATELLRKLVSIQSFSGEEHRRSNFLTKLFSEKGIVPERAGNNLVVRQPFHDRSKPTLMLNSHIDTVRPGAGYTFNPFTPPHSITHIYGLGSNDAGASVVSMIYTFLHFYEISLPFNLLLALSTEEENSGSNGMRLLWQKLSDEVDMAIIGEPTGMRAAVAERGLLVIDGEATGISGHAARNEGINALYIALDDITTLKSVKFEKVSPSMGEVKLTVTQISAGTQHNVIPGKCSFVVDIRPTEMYTNQEIMEILQPKVKSVLQARSLTNRSSATPSGHLLLQCANKLGIETYTSPTTSDWMRISCPALKMGPGESERSHKADEFVLIEELGDGINGYISFIENLMV is encoded by the coding sequence ATGCAGGGTGACTATATACAACATGCGACGGAACTGTTGAGAAAGCTGGTTTCGATACAATCTTTTTCGGGTGAAGAGCATCGGCGAAGCAATTTCCTGACAAAGCTTTTCAGCGAAAAAGGGATAGTACCCGAACGGGCCGGCAACAATCTGGTTGTACGTCAGCCCTTTCATGACAGGTCGAAACCGACCTTAATGCTGAATTCACATATCGATACTGTACGCCCTGGTGCCGGGTACACATTCAACCCTTTCACCCCTCCCCACTCTATCACTCACATTTACGGCCTGGGAAGTAATGATGCGGGTGCAAGCGTTGTATCAATGATTTATACTTTTCTCCATTTTTATGAAATATCGCTACCGTTCAACCTTCTGCTTGCCCTTTCCACGGAAGAGGAAAATTCAGGTTCCAATGGCATGCGGTTACTCTGGCAAAAGCTCTCGGACGAGGTGGATATGGCTATCATAGGAGAGCCCACCGGTATGAGGGCTGCAGTTGCAGAACGGGGACTACTGGTTATTGATGGCGAGGCGACGGGAATAAGCGGACATGCCGCACGGAATGAAGGGATAAATGCCCTGTATATTGCTCTGGATGATATCACCACACTGAAATCTGTTAAATTCGAGAAGGTTTCCCCCTCAATGGGAGAGGTAAAGCTAACCGTAACTCAAATAAGCGCGGGCACACAACACAATGTAATTCCTGGCAAGTGCAGCTTTGTAGTGGACATACGCCCCACAGAGATGTACACCAACCAGGAGATCATGGAAATATTGCAACCGAAAGTGAAAAGCGTACTTCAGGCACGCTCCCTTACCAACAGGAGCTCGGCAACCCCTTCCGGTCATCTTTTGCTGCAGTGCGCTAATAAGCTGGGCATTGAAACATACACCTCACCAACCACATCGGACTGGATGCGCATCTCCTGTCCTGCCCTGAAAATGGGACCGGGAGAATCGGAACGATCACACAAGGCCGATGAGTTTGTTTTGATCGAGGAGCTGGGAGATGGAATCAACGGATATATCAGTTTTATTGAAAACTTAATGGTGTAA
- the argH gene encoding argininosuccinate lyase: MAKIWNKGFDANQRVEDFTVGNDRELDLRLAKHDILGSMAHIKMLVKIGLLEAGEEKVLRNELQNILSEVDKGEFRLDDDAEDIHSQIEAMLTQRLGDTGKKIHSGRSRNDQVLVDIKLFLKEEIFHIKEEVIQLFELLQSLSEKHKDTLLPGYTHAQIAMPSSFGLWFGAYAETLVDDMHTLAAAWQVADQNPLGSAAGYGSSFPLDREMTTRELGFATMSFNVVAAQMGRGKTERIVAQSIANIASTLNKLASDNCMYLSGNYGFISYPDEFTTGSSIMPHKKNPDVWELIRGHSNRLQSLPNEITLMTTNMPHGYHRDYQLLKEVLFPALETLHKLLQMTCFMLDHISVNEDILSDPRYEYLFTVEEVNKRVLQGVPFREAYQQVGKEVQEGSFQAPKKVHHTHAGSIGNLCTKEIRTKMERAAQAINCDPGIIS; this comes from the coding sequence ATGGCAAAAATATGGAACAAAGGCTTCGATGCCAATCAGAGAGTAGAAGATTTCACAGTGGGTAATGACAGGGAGCTCGACCTCCGCCTGGCAAAACATGACATCCTTGGATCGATGGCACATATCAAAATGCTTGTGAAGATTGGACTCCTGGAAGCTGGTGAGGAGAAAGTTCTCCGCAATGAACTGCAGAATATATTATCAGAGGTTGATAAAGGAGAGTTCCGCCTCGATGATGATGCCGAAGATATCCATTCACAGATTGAAGCTATGCTTACCCAACGGCTGGGAGATACAGGCAAAAAAATTCACTCGGGACGTTCACGCAACGATCAGGTACTGGTGGATATCAAGCTTTTTCTTAAAGAGGAGATTTTTCATATAAAAGAGGAGGTGATTCAGCTGTTTGAACTTTTGCAATCGCTAAGTGAAAAGCATAAAGATACACTTTTGCCGGGGTATACCCACGCACAAATAGCTATGCCTTCTTCTTTCGGTCTATGGTTCGGTGCATATGCAGAGACATTGGTTGATGACATGCATACGCTTGCAGCAGCATGGCAGGTAGCTGATCAGAACCCTCTGGGATCGGCAGCAGGCTATGGCAGTTCCTTTCCTCTGGACCGTGAAATGACTACCCGTGAACTGGGCTTTGCCACCATGAGCTTCAATGTGGTCGCCGCCCAGATGGGGCGCGGCAAAACAGAACGAATAGTTGCCCAAAGCATTGCGAATATTGCTTCCACACTTAACAAACTTGCCTCTGATAATTGTATGTACCTTTCAGGTAACTATGGTTTTATCTCATACCCTGATGAGTTTACTACTGGATCGAGTATTATGCCTCATAAAAAGAATCCCGATGTGTGGGAACTAATACGGGGACACAGCAATCGCCTGCAGAGCCTGCCCAATGAAATAACATTGATGACAACTAATATGCCGCACGGATATCATCGCGACTATCAACTGCTGAAAGAGGTGCTATTCCCGGCACTGGAAACCCTGCACAAGCTCCTGCAGATGACCTGCTTTATGCTTGATCATATCTCGGTTAACGAGGATATCCTTTCCGATCCACGGTATGAATACCTCTTCACCGTAGAAGAGGTAAACAAACGCGTATTGCAGGGTGTCCCTTTCAGAGAAGCCTATCAGCAGGTAGGAAAAGAAGTACAGGAGGGTTCCTTCCAGGCTCCTAAAAAAGTACATCATACCCATGCCGGGAGCATCGGCAACCTATGCACTAAAGAGATCAGGACAAAGATGGAGAGAGCTGCACAGGCCATAAATTGTGATCCGGGAATTATCTCTTGA
- a CDS encoding helix-turn-helix domain-containing protein has protein sequence MAEYFGVQQQSLARSLKVMEDEEIIRLKGRVVKVLERNRLIGE, from the coding sequence CTGGCCGAATATTTTGGTGTACAGCAACAATCGCTAGCCCGTTCACTTAAAGTGATGGAAGATGAGGAAATAATCCGGCTGAAAGGGCGTGTTGTGAAAGTACTAGAAAGAAACAGGCTTATTGGGGAGTGA